One Salvia splendens isolate huo1 chromosome 22, SspV2, whole genome shotgun sequence DNA segment encodes these proteins:
- the LOC121787960 gene encoding V-type proton ATPase 16 kDa proteolipid subunit yields MSSTFSGDETAPFFGFLGAAAALVFSCMGAAYGTAKSGVGVASMGVMRPELVMKSIVPVVMAGVLGIYGLIIAVIISTGINPKAKSYYLFDGYAHLSSGLACGLAGLAAGMAIGIVGDAGVRANAQQPKLFVGMILILIFAEALALYGLIVGIILSSRAGQSRAD; encoded by the exons ATGTCTTCCACATTCAGCGGCGATGAAACTGCTCCCTTCTTCGGATTCCTTGGCGCAGCTGCTGCCCTCGTCTTCTCAT GTATGGGTGCGGCCTATGGGACAGCTAAAAGTGGTGTAGGTGTGGCATCAATGGGAGTTATGAGGCCGGAGCTGGTAATGAAATCGATTGTGCCGGTGGTCATGGCTGGTGTTTTGGGTATATACGGTTTGATTATCGCTGTCATTATCAGCACCGGTATTAACCCTAAAGCCAAGTCCTATTACCTTTTTGATGGTTATGCCCATCTCTCTTCTGGTCTTGCCTGTGGCCTAGCTGGGCTTGCTGCTGGAATGGCTATTGGTATTGTTGGAGATGCTGGTGTTAG GGCCAATGCTCAACAACCAAAGTTATTTGTGGGAATGATCCTTATTCTCATTTTTGCTGAAGCTTTGGCACTCTACGGTCTTATTGTTGGAATTATCTTGTCCTCGCGAGCAGGCCAGTCTAGAGCCGACTAG
- the LOC121786384 gene encoding arginine decarboxylase-like, protein MAVDTAVSPQVQPYAFASLGSTLQVHAAATPPSSAAAWSPLHSETLYRVDRWGPPYFAVNSAGDISVRPFGDDTLPHQEIDLLKVVKKASSLGLQLPLVVRFPDVLRNRLESIQSAFDSAIESRGYGAHFQGVYPVKSNQDRFVVEDIVEFGSGFRFGLESGSKPELLLAMSCLCSGSPDALLICNGFKDAEYVSLALVAKKLQFNSVIVLEEEDELDVVIDAGRKLGIRPVIGLRAKLRTKHAGHFGSTSGEKGKFGLTTAQILRVVKKLGQFEMLDCLQLLHFHVGSQIPSTSLLADGIVEAAQIYCELFRHGAAMQFIDVGGGLGIDYDGSRSGDSDMSVSYSLHEYASTVVKTVAFVCDRNSVKHPMICSESGRAIVSHHSVLVFEAVSESFNGDDKQKRTDSPCVERLSDDARAAYNSLYAAAMRNERERCVFLTDELKGRCVEQFKEGNLEMEELAAVDGFCDFIENAVGVSDEIMAYHVNLSVFTSIPDFWGIGQLFPIIPIHRLDEKPELRGFLSDLTCDSDGKIDKFIGSEASLPLHKLVEDTGGGGAAAYYLGMFLGGAYEEALGGIHNLFGRPSVARVVAQSSGGFVVKSAVAGASCGEVLRAMGHRPETVLETLRRRVEEFVGDGGAAGTVMEGFSSCLGNMPYLARAAAMKGGGGDGDEAEE, encoded by the coding sequence ATGGCGGTGGATACTGCTGTTTCTCCTCAAGTTCAGCCCTACGCTTTCGCCAGCTTGGGTAGCACTCTCCAAGTCCACGCCGCCGCTACTCCGCCTTCTTCCGCCgctgcatggtctccgttgcaCTCGGAGACGCTGTACCGCGTGGATCGGTGGGGACCGCCTTACTTCGCCGTGAATTCCGCCGGAGACATTTCAGTTCGGCCGTTCGGAGACGATACATTGCCGCATCAGGAGATCGATCTTCTGAAAGTCGTGAAAAAGGCGTCCAGCCTCGGCCTGCAGCTCCCTCTCGTCGTCCGATTCCCCGATGTGCTGCGAAATCGGCTCGAATCGATTCAATCGGCGTTCGATTCAGCGATCGAATCACGCGGCTACGGCGCGCATTTTCAGGGTGTTTACCCTGTGAAGAGCAATCAGGACAGGTTTGTGGTGGAGGACATCGTTGAGTTCGGGTCGGGCTTCCGGTTCGGGCTGGAATCCGGATCCAAACCGGAGCTTCTCTTAGCGATGAGCTGCCTCTGCAGCGGAAGCCCCGACGCGCTTCTTATCTGCAACGGATTCAAGGATGCAGAGTACGTTTCTCTCGCGCTTGTAGCGAAGAAACTGCAATTTAATTCTGTGATCGTGcttgaggaagaagatgagcTCGACGTAGTGATCGACGCAGGCCGTAAACTAGGCATTCGCCCCGTGATTGGCCTGCGCGCGAAGCTGCGGACGAAGCACGCCGGCCATTTCGGCTCCACCTCCGGCGAGAAAGGTAAATTCGGCCTCACGACTGCACAAATTCTCCGAGTTGTGAAGAAATTAGGGCAATTCGAGATGCTCGATTGCCTCCAATTGCTGCATTTCCATGTCGGTTCCCAAATCCCTTCGACTTCTCTCCTCGCCGACGGCATCGTCGAAGCTGCGCAGATCTACTGCGAGCTATTTCGCCATGGCGCGGCGATGCAATTCATCGACGTCGGCGGCGGCCTCGGAATCGACTACGACGGCTCTAGATCTGGAGATTCCGATATGTCGGTCAGCTACAGCCTCCACGAATACGCCTCAACCGTCGTCAAAACGGTGGCGTTTGTGTGCGATAGGAATTCGGTGAAGCATCCGATGATCTGCAGCGAGAGCGGCCGCGCGATCGTTTCGCACCACTCGGTTTTAGTGTTCGAAGCTGTTTCAGAGAGCTTCAATGGCGATGATAAGCAGAAGAGGACTGATTCCCCTTGCGTTGAGCGGCTGAGCGACGACGCTCGAGCCGCGTACAATAGCTTGTACGCGGCGGCGATGAGGAACGAGCGTGAGAGGTGTGTGTTTTTGACGGATGAGCTGAAGGGGAGGTGCGTGGAGCAGTTTAAGGAAGGGAATCTGGAGATGGAGGAGCTCGCTGCTGTCGATGGCTTCTGCGATTTCATCGAAAACGCAGTTGGCGTTTCCGATGAAATCATGGCTTACCACGTGAATCTCTCAGTTTTCACCTCGATTCCTGATTTCTGGGGCATCGGCCAGCTGTTTCCGATCATCCCGATCCACCGGCTTGATGAGAAGCCGGAGTTGAGAGGGTTTCTCTCCGATTTGACATGCGATAGCGACGGCAAGATCGATAAGTTCATCGGCAGCGAGGCGAGCTTGCCTCTGCACAAGCTGGTTGAAGACACCGGCGGTGGAGGCGCCGCCGCCTATTATTTGGGGATGTTTCTTGGGGGGGCGTATGAGGAGGCGCTGGGGGGAATCCACAACCTGTTTGGCCGGCCTAGCGTGGCGCGCGTGGTGGCGCAGAGCAGCGGCGGATTTGTGGTGAAGAGCGCGGTGGCTGGGGCGTCGTGTGGGGAGGTGCTCCGGGCGATGGGGCATCGCCCGGAGACTGTGTTGGAGACCCTGAGGCGTCGTGTGGAGGAGTTTGTTGGCGATGGTGGGGCCGCGGGGACGGTTATGGAAGGTTTCTCTTCCTGTTTAGGCAACATGCCGTATCTGGCTCGGGCGGCGGCGATGAAGGGCGGTGGTGGTGATGGTGATGAGGCTGAGGAGTAG
- the LOC121788042 gene encoding epimerase family protein SDR39U1 homolog, chloroplastic-like, whose protein sequence is MELCGATSISWPNSITPSPHFPQRLAVWRVRQTRVLSVTSSIAKADEMIVSVTGATGFIGKRLVQRLLADDHRVRVLTRSRSKALSVFPVRDYPGIKIAEEQEWRNCIQGSTAVVNLAGMPISTRWSPEIKKEIKDSRITVTSKVVELINSTQDDLRPKVLISATAVGYYGSSETRVFDEESPSGNDYLAEVCREWEAAALRVNQDVRLARIRIGVVLGKEGGALAKMIPLFMMFAGGPLGSGKQWFSWIHVDDLVSLIYEALSNPSYKGVINGTSPNPVRLSEMCDHLGSVLDRPSWLPVPEIALKAVLGEGACVVLEGQKVVPTRAKELGFSFKYPYIKQALKSIMS, encoded by the exons ATGGAACTCTGCGGAGCCACATCCATCTCTTGGCCGAATTCCATCACTCCTTCGCCTCACTTTCCGCAACGACTCGCT GTTTGGAGAGTTAGGCAAACCAGAGTTCTCTCCGTAACTAGCAGCATTGCCAAG GCAGATGAGATGATTGTTTCAGTAACTGGAGCAACTGGCTTCATAGGTAAAAGATTGGTGCAGAGATTGCTTGCAG ATGATCATCGTGTGCGGGTCTTGACACGGTCTAGGTCGAAAGCCCTGTCAGTTTTTCCGG TCAGGGACTATCCAGGAATTAAAATAGCAGAAGAACAGGAGTGGAGAAACTGCATTCAAGGTTCTACCGCTGTTGTAAATCTGGCCGGAATGCCAATTAGCACAAGATGGTCACCCGAG ATCAAGAAAGAGATCAAAGATAGCAGGATTACAGTAACTTCCAAG GTTGTAGAATTGATTAATAGCACACAGGATGACCTTCGCCCCAAGGTTTTGATCAGTGCAACAGCAGTCGGCTACTATG GAAGTAGTGAAACCCGAGTCTTTGATGAGGAAAGTCCATCAGGAAACGATTACTTAGCTGAG GTTTGTAGAGAATGGGAAGCAGCAGCTCTCAGAGTCAATCAAGATGTCAGACTAGCACGAATACGTATAGGCGTGGTTCTTGGAAAAGAGGGTGGTGCTTTGG CTAAAATGATTCCACTCTTCATGATGTTTGCTGGTGGACCTTTGGGTTCTGGAAAGCAATG GTTCTCCTGGATTCATGTGGACGACCTAGTAAGCTTGATATACGAAGCTCTGTCCAACCCTTCTTACAAAG GAGTGATAAATGGAACATCGCCAAACCCCGTTAGGCTGTCGGAGATGTGTGATCATCTGGGATCGGTCTTGGATCGACCATCATGGCTGCCGGTGCCAGAGATCGCGCTCAAGGCTGTTCTAGGCGAAGGCGCTTGTGTG GTTCTTGAAGGACAAAAGGTGGTTCCAACGAGGGCTAAGGAGCTTGGGTTCTCTTTCAAATACCCATACATTAAACAAGCTCTCAAATCAATCATGTCTTAG